A single region of the Archangium lipolyticum genome encodes:
- a CDS encoding lipase maturation factor family protein — translation MRAASPQGAKAFFQMIRSLPARRPSRRERTRVGRWLGMLEGRSVAPPHHRLVRQVFFRALGGLYLIAFTSLGRQVRGLYGSRGIMPFQELVSSKRLAAMGRERYALVPSLFWLDASDETLVRGIRAGQVLSVAVMVGLAPQAALMGLWALYLSYVSAGREFLSFQWDALLLEMGLLGMLTAPAGVRPGAGRHEPSAAQVALWRALVFRLYLGSGVSKLKSGDKTWRELTACNYYYETAPLPTRGGWYAHHLPRRFQKLSTLSVLAMETAGPFLALAPRPLRLLGFWLFAGLQGVIIATGNYGFFNAQSLALGLWMLDDEALRRLLPLASPRPAEPRPAWRTVGGWLVALPFLVLGANEILARFNRPRRSPRWLDWLEARARPLRAVNPYGLFAVMTVRRPEITLEGSDDGETWREYTFRYKVGGLNRAPRQVAPHQPRLDWQMWFAALGSPPTWLLALVLRLLEGSPDVLKLFAINPFPEHPPRYVRAVLHDYRMTDLETHRRTGAWWKREELGLYLPPLSLAPGGTTSRLQWYAGD, via the coding sequence ATGCGAGCAGCCAGCCCCCAGGGCGCCAAGGCGTTCTTCCAGATGATTCGCTCCCTGCCCGCCAGGCGTCCGAGCCGGCGCGAGCGGACGCGGGTGGGGCGGTGGCTCGGCATGTTGGAAGGGCGCTCGGTGGCACCGCCGCATCACCGGCTCGTGCGCCAGGTGTTCTTCCGGGCCCTGGGCGGCCTCTACCTCATCGCCTTCACCTCGCTGGGGCGGCAGGTGCGGGGGCTCTACGGCTCGCGTGGCATCATGCCCTTCCAGGAGTTGGTCTCCTCGAAGCGGCTGGCCGCGATGGGCCGCGAGCGCTACGCCCTGGTGCCCTCGCTCTTCTGGCTGGATGCGTCCGACGAGACGCTGGTGCGTGGCATCCGCGCCGGCCAGGTGTTGTCGGTGGCGGTGATGGTGGGCCTCGCGCCCCAGGCCGCGCTGATGGGGCTCTGGGCCCTCTATCTCTCCTATGTGTCGGCGGGGCGGGAGTTTCTCTCCTTCCAATGGGACGCGCTGCTGTTGGAGATGGGATTGCTCGGCATGCTCACCGCGCCGGCGGGAGTGAGGCCGGGAGCGGGGCGCCATGAGCCCTCCGCGGCGCAGGTCGCGCTGTGGCGGGCGCTCGTGTTCCGCCTCTACCTGGGCTCCGGGGTGTCCAAGCTGAAGTCTGGGGACAAGACGTGGCGCGAGCTCACCGCCTGCAACTACTACTACGAGACGGCGCCGCTCCCCACGCGGGGCGGTTGGTACGCGCACCACCTGCCACGAAGGTTCCAGAAGCTCTCCACGTTGTCGGTGCTGGCGATGGAGACGGCGGGCCCGTTCCTCGCCCTCGCCCCGAGGCCCTTGCGGCTCCTCGGCTTCTGGCTCTTCGCCGGGCTGCAGGGAGTCATCATCGCCACCGGCAACTACGGCTTCTTCAATGCCCAGTCGCTGGCGCTCGGCCTGTGGATGTTGGACGACGAGGCCCTGCGGCGTCTCCTGCCGCTCGCGTCCCCGCGGCCCGCCGAGCCGAGGCCTGCATGGCGCACCGTGGGGGGCTGGCTCGTCGCCCTTCCGTTCCTCGTGTTGGGCGCGAATGAAATCCTGGCCCGCTTCAACCGGCCGCGCCGCTCGCCCCGGTGGCTGGACTGGCTGGAGGCGCGGGCCCGCCCGCTGCGCGCGGTGAATCCCTATGGCCTCTTCGCGGTGATGACGGTGCGCCGCCCCGAAATCACCCTCGAGGGCTCGGATGATGGGGAGACATGGCGCGAGTACACCTTCCGCTACAAGGTGGGCGGCCTGAACCGGGCTCCGAGGCAGGTGGCCCCGCACCAGCCCCGGCTGGACTGGCAGATGTGGTTCGCGGCGCTGGGCTCGCCACCCACCTGGTTGCTCGCCCTCGTGCTGCGCCTTCTCGAGGGCTCTCCCGACGTCCTGAAGCTCTTCGCCATCAACCCCTTTCCGGAGCACCCGCCGCGCTATGTCCGCGCCGTCCTCCACGACTACCGGATGACGGACCTGGAGACGCACCGGCGCACGGGGGCGTGGTGGAAGCGCGAGGAGCTGGGGCTCTACCTGCCGCCGCTGAGTCTCGCCCCGGGTGGGACGACGAGCCGGTTGCAGTGGTACGCGGGAGACTGA
- a CDS encoding TonB-dependent receptor has translation MNRRSQRIQARVLVAVLTLGVCLWMAPALAQQGTSVLTGTVVDASSKQPVPDVVVTATSPQLQGEQVAVTDATGLYRLPQLPPGVYTLRFDREGFKPYSRGDITLRLNHTVRLNAELLPDSLGEVMIVQAAPPAVDVGSTRTGVSVDNALVRHLAVVGPTSKGSASRSFESLAELAPGANADAYGISMNGTTSPENGFLVDGLSAGNPALGLLGTPLSIEFIQEVNVITGGFMPEFGRATGGVMTAVTKSGSNEFQGSVFGNITPGALESAPTRVPREGSVITTSQRLWNLGDFGATLGGPVLKDKLWFFAGVAPSFTRRALDRNLNAYVLGEDGKPLKDENGFSRTELIPNTTTRYFADQRSVQYLGKLTWQVAADHSLTLSVYGTPASSGGPGRFGYNLDSGAVEVDNLNGSYEALAHRYDQDARDITLKLSSSFLDKRVLLDANVGWHHQYESTLPVDGSGIGNESGLSGTPQFQMQRTGTSAGLRRYSIRDFERLPEDSVCEPAGTTNAVRCPAGTYLLGGPGFLMERTTDRYQANVVGTLLLNALGHHVIKAGLDAEVMTNRDARAYSGGVTYVQSTDGTNFQDYRAFGYLTGPDQVFIQPVVPTSTRADALGAFVQDSWSVMDRVTLNAGLRYDTQAIYGTGGDLAFALPNQLSPRVGLVYDFTQQGRSKLFASYARYYQNAVLAMVNSQFSNITRINATRSSTPTASGGPGCDPLNQAAPYTDCRDVRNVLVPPGAPNTSLSPRYTQTFAINSPVDPDLKPQSSDEIVLGGEYEVLPRASVGATYTRRYMNEVIEDMSVNERTNFFIGNPGRGIASQFDKAVRDYDAVSVYFNKAFSDQWLAQASYTWSYLRGNYSGLYRPDANQLAPNVTSDFDLISFMENRTGTLPLDRTHAIKVYGSREFQLSPTASLDLGLSYRSTSGAPLNVLGSNPAYGTGGTFILPRGSGGRLPWVHNVDAHLGLHYKFARGLTATLTMDSFNLFNFQAVTSVDQNYTYDTVDAIVGGKPADLENLKVRGGTAAVVVNPNYQKPLSYQAPRSIRFGARLSF, from the coding sequence TTGAACCGACGTTCCCAGAGAATCCAGGCGCGCGTCCTCGTGGCCGTGTTGACGCTGGGCGTGTGCCTGTGGATGGCACCCGCCCTGGCGCAGCAGGGCACCTCCGTGCTGACAGGCACGGTGGTGGACGCCAGCAGCAAGCAACCCGTCCCGGACGTGGTGGTGACCGCCACTTCTCCCCAGCTCCAGGGAGAGCAGGTCGCCGTCACCGACGCCACCGGCCTCTACCGGCTGCCGCAGCTTCCCCCGGGGGTCTACACGCTGCGCTTCGACAGGGAGGGCTTCAAGCCCTACTCGCGCGGGGACATCACCCTCCGGCTCAACCACACCGTCCGCCTCAACGCGGAGCTCCTCCCCGACTCGCTCGGTGAGGTCATGATCGTCCAGGCCGCTCCGCCCGCCGTCGACGTGGGCTCCACCCGCACCGGTGTCAGCGTGGACAACGCGCTGGTGCGCCACCTGGCCGTGGTGGGCCCCACCTCCAAGGGCTCCGCGTCCCGCTCCTTCGAGAGCCTCGCCGAGCTCGCTCCCGGCGCCAACGCGGATGCCTACGGCATTTCGATGAACGGCACCACCTCGCCGGAGAACGGCTTCCTCGTGGATGGCCTGTCCGCCGGCAACCCCGCGCTCGGCCTCCTCGGTACGCCCCTGTCCATCGAGTTCATCCAGGAGGTGAACGTCATCACCGGTGGCTTCATGCCCGAGTTCGGCCGTGCCACCGGCGGCGTGATGACGGCCGTCACGAAGTCCGGCTCCAACGAGTTCCAGGGCTCGGTCTTCGGCAACATCACCCCGGGCGCGCTCGAGAGCGCTCCCACCCGCGTGCCGCGCGAGGGCTCCGTCATCACCACCAGCCAACGGCTGTGGAACCTGGGTGACTTCGGCGCGACGTTGGGCGGCCCCGTCCTGAAGGACAAGCTCTGGTTCTTCGCGGGCGTGGCGCCGTCCTTCACCCGCCGGGCGTTGGATCGCAACCTGAACGCCTATGTGCTCGGCGAGGATGGCAAGCCCCTCAAGGACGAGAACGGCTTCTCCCGCACCGAGCTCATCCCCAACACCACCACCCGCTACTTCGCCGACCAGCGCTCGGTGCAGTACCTCGGCAAGCTCACCTGGCAGGTGGCCGCGGACCACAGCCTCACCCTGTCTGTGTATGGCACTCCGGCCAGCTCCGGCGGCCCGGGCCGCTTCGGCTACAACCTGGACAGCGGCGCCGTCGAGGTGGACAACCTGAACGGCAGCTACGAGGCGCTCGCCCACCGTTACGACCAGGATGCACGGGACATCACCCTCAAGCTGTCCTCGTCCTTCCTGGACAAGCGCGTGCTGCTCGACGCCAACGTCGGCTGGCACCACCAGTACGAGTCCACCCTTCCGGTGGACGGCAGCGGCATCGGCAATGAATCGGGGCTGTCCGGCACGCCTCAGTTCCAGATGCAGCGCACCGGCACCAGCGCCGGGCTGAGACGCTACTCCATCCGTGACTTCGAGCGGTTGCCAGAAGACTCGGTATGCGAGCCCGCCGGTACGACCAACGCGGTGCGCTGCCCCGCGGGCACCTACCTGCTGGGCGGCCCCGGCTTCCTGATGGAGCGCACGACGGACCGCTACCAGGCCAACGTCGTGGGCACCTTGCTGCTCAACGCGCTCGGTCACCACGTCATCAAGGCCGGCCTCGACGCCGAGGTGATGACCAACCGCGATGCGCGCGCCTACTCCGGTGGCGTCACCTACGTCCAGTCCACCGATGGGACGAACTTCCAGGACTACCGCGCGTTCGGCTATCTCACCGGTCCGGACCAGGTGTTCATCCAGCCCGTGGTTCCCACCTCCACCCGCGCCGATGCCCTGGGCGCCTTCGTCCAGGACAGCTGGAGCGTGATGGACCGCGTCACCCTCAACGCGGGCCTGCGCTACGACACTCAGGCCATCTACGGCACCGGGGGCGACCTGGCCTTCGCGTTGCCCAACCAGCTCTCTCCGCGCGTGGGGCTCGTCTACGACTTCACCCAGCAGGGCCGCTCCAAGCTCTTCGCCAGCTACGCGCGCTACTACCAGAACGCCGTGCTGGCCATGGTGAACTCGCAGTTCTCCAACATCACCCGCATCAACGCCACGCGCAGCAGCACGCCCACCGCCTCGGGCGGGCCGGGGTGTGATCCGCTCAACCAGGCCGCGCCGTACACGGACTGCCGCGACGTGCGCAACGTCCTGGTGCCGCCAGGGGCCCCCAACACCTCCCTCAGCCCTCGCTACACCCAGACCTTCGCCATCAACAGCCCGGTGGACCCGGACCTGAAGCCCCAGTCCTCGGATGAGATCGTCCTGGGCGGCGAGTACGAGGTGCTCCCGCGCGCCAGCGTCGGCGCCACCTACACCCGGCGCTACATGAACGAGGTCATCGAGGACATGTCCGTCAACGAGCGGACCAACTTCTTCATCGGCAACCCGGGCCGGGGCATCGCCTCCCAGTTCGACAAGGCCGTGCGCGACTACGACGCCGTCAGCGTCTATTTCAACAAGGCGTTCTCGGACCAGTGGCTCGCCCAGGCCAGCTACACTTGGTCCTACTTGCGCGGGAACTACTCCGGCCTCTACAGGCCGGATGCCAACCAGCTCGCCCCCAACGTCACCTCGGACTTCGACCTCATCTCCTTCATGGAGAACCGGACGGGCACGCTGCCGTTGGATCGCACCCACGCCATCAAGGTGTACGGCTCCCGCGAGTTCCAGCTCTCGCCTACCGCGAGCCTCGACCTGGGGCTCTCGTACCGCAGCACCTCGGGCGCGCCGCTCAACGTGCTGGGCAGCAACCCCGCCTACGGTACGGGCGGCACCTTCATCCTGCCGCGCGGCAGCGGTGGTCGGCTGCCCTGGGTGCACAACGTGGATGCCCACCTGGGTCTGCACTACAAGTTCGCCCGGGGCCTCACCGCCACGCTGACGATGGACAGCTTCAACCTGTTCAACTTCCAGGCCGTCACCTCGGTGGACCAGAACTACACCTACGACACCGTGGACGCGATCGTCGGCGGCAAGCCGGCGGACCTCGAGAACCTGAAGGTCCGAGGCGGGACGGCCGCGGTCGTGGTCAATCCCAACTACCAGAAGCCCCTCTCCTATCAGGCGCCTCGCAGCATCCGCTTCGGCGCGCGTCTCTCGTTCTGA
- a CDS encoding lysophospholipid acyltransferase family protein: protein MIHHVFSLLSLLPAGPRRAAVRKLMDTLWNLRTTTEVVGRENLPDEPCLFICNHLSNADGFTLDRALRPRPVFFLAGIKLQGTVMTRLGTEAVNTIFIRPNSADIEPLKRAVETLKAGHPVLIFPEGGRSRTGALMRAKKGASLIARRAGVPVVPVALTGTEKFMPIDDTDMGRERVRRAHLTVHFGKPFRIAELEAEAARAEDPRQALADAMMRRVAELLPPEYRGVYASAEEHEDLEPRERPGTEASPPPVR from the coding sequence GTGATCCACCACGTCTTCTCGCTCCTGTCCCTCCTGCCAGCGGGCCCTCGCCGGGCCGCCGTCCGCAAGCTGATGGACACCCTCTGGAATCTTCGCACCACCACGGAGGTCGTCGGCCGGGAGAACCTCCCCGACGAGCCCTGCCTCTTCATCTGCAACCACCTGTCCAACGCGGACGGCTTCACGCTCGACCGCGCCCTGCGGCCCCGGCCCGTGTTCTTCCTGGCCGGCATCAAGCTCCAGGGCACCGTGATGACCCGGCTGGGCACCGAGGCCGTCAACACCATCTTCATCCGCCCCAACTCGGCCGACATCGAGCCGCTCAAGCGCGCGGTGGAGACGCTCAAGGCGGGCCATCCCGTCCTCATCTTCCCCGAGGGCGGCCGCAGCCGGACGGGAGCCCTCATGCGCGCCAAGAAGGGAGCTTCCCTCATCGCCCGGCGGGCCGGTGTCCCCGTCGTCCCCGTCGCGCTCACCGGGACGGAAAAGTTCATGCCCATCGATGACACGGACATGGGCCGGGAGCGGGTGCGCCGGGCCCACCTCACCGTCCACTTCGGCAAACCGTTCCGCATCGCCGAGCTCGAGGCCGAGGCCGCCCGAGCCGAGGACCCGCGTCAGGCCCTCGCCGACGCGATGATGCGGCGGGTGGCCGAGCTCCTGCCCCCTGAGTACCGCGGCGTCTACGCCTCCGCCGAGGAGCACGAGGACCTCGAGCCCCGGGAGCGCCCTGGCACGGAGGCATCTCCGCCCCCCGTCCGCTGA
- a CDS encoding OmpA family protein, which yields MKRSGSFALALALALAAASASAQDARFDVQSFRPLGAPQDLVVVGQSRPLSHLSISGGAFLNFSLDPLVLVALGTHSKAVSVVGNRLQLDVMASVGLFDWIELGVDMPLVLAQGSDNLEAIGTEGVIQSFAPGDLRLTAKVAVPGLRRAAEGSGLGASLTFGLGLPTGIQDAFTSDGDVTYTPGLLLDYRFESGILLALNTGVWLRPDRQFAGVQWGNAATFGLGAEVPVLRSSGITAVGMLTGSMPLDRLPDSALQIPAEFLLGLRWYSSTGLTFTVGGGGGCGCSLTVPTLRVFTSIVWVPGKTREWEALERFKEPPEPPVDPDGDSVIGEGDRCPSVPGLVENGGCPDSDTDLDAVVDRLDRCPAEAGLVDNGGCPDPDADKDAVVDRLDRCPDVPQGPRGRDGCPFAHIKGNKILILDQVHFATGQDIILPESFPILEEVGQILIDHREIQRVLVEAHTDARASDAYNFDLSRRRAASVMNYLLDTGVAVERLCSAGFGRSRPLGDNNTEEGMALNRRVEFTIQPPVQGAMPPCPPDPSAEQEPSSAKKGRRPPAERKTAAPLP from the coding sequence ATGAAGCGCTCTGGCTCCTTCGCTCTCGCGCTCGCCCTGGCACTCGCCGCCGCGTCCGCCTCCGCGCAGGACGCCCGCTTCGATGTGCAGTCCTTCCGCCCCCTTGGCGCACCCCAGGATCTGGTCGTCGTCGGCCAGTCCCGGCCCCTCTCGCACCTGTCCATCTCCGGCGGAGCCTTCCTCAACTTCTCGTTGGATCCCCTGGTGCTCGTCGCCTTGGGCACGCACTCCAAGGCCGTCAGCGTGGTGGGCAACCGCCTCCAGCTCGACGTCATGGCGTCCGTGGGGCTCTTCGACTGGATCGAGCTCGGCGTGGACATGCCCCTGGTGCTGGCCCAGGGCTCGGACAACCTGGAGGCCATCGGCACCGAGGGCGTCATCCAGTCCTTCGCCCCCGGAGACCTGCGCCTCACCGCGAAGGTGGCCGTGCCCGGCCTGCGCCGCGCCGCCGAGGGCTCGGGACTGGGCGCCTCGCTCACCTTCGGACTGGGCCTGCCCACCGGTATCCAGGATGCCTTCACCAGTGACGGGGACGTCACCTACACGCCCGGCCTGCTGCTGGACTACCGCTTCGAGTCGGGCATCCTCCTGGCGCTCAACACCGGCGTCTGGCTGCGTCCGGACCGCCAGTTCGCCGGCGTGCAGTGGGGCAACGCCGCCACCTTCGGACTCGGCGCCGAGGTGCCCGTCCTGCGCAGCAGCGGCATCACCGCCGTCGGCATGCTCACCGGCAGCATGCCCCTCGACAGGCTCCCCGACAGCGCGCTGCAGATTCCCGCCGAGTTCCTCCTCGGCCTGCGCTGGTACAGCTCCACCGGCCTCACCTTCACCGTTGGCGGTGGCGGCGGCTGCGGCTGCTCGCTGACGGTCCCCACGCTGCGCGTCTTCACCTCCATCGTCTGGGTGCCCGGGAAGACCCGCGAGTGGGAGGCGCTCGAGCGCTTCAAGGAGCCTCCCGAGCCACCCGTGGATCCGGACGGAGACTCCGTCATCGGAGAGGGCGACCGCTGCCCGAGCGTCCCCGGGCTCGTGGAGAACGGCGGCTGCCCGGACTCGGACACCGACCTCGATGCCGTGGTGGATCGGCTCGACCGCTGCCCGGCCGAGGCGGGCCTCGTGGACAACGGTGGCTGCCCCGACCCGGACGCGGACAAGGACGCCGTGGTGGATCGGCTCGATCGCTGCCCCGACGTTCCCCAGGGCCCGCGCGGCCGTGACGGTTGCCCGTTCGCGCACATCAAGGGCAACAAGATCCTCATCCTCGACCAGGTGCACTTCGCCACCGGCCAGGACATCATCCTCCCCGAGTCCTTCCCCATCCTCGAGGAAGTGGGGCAGATCCTCATCGACCACCGCGAGATTCAACGCGTGCTCGTCGAGGCCCACACGGACGCGCGCGCCAGCGACGCGTACAACTTCGACCTGTCGCGGCGCCGCGCAGCCAGCGTGATGAACTACCTGCTCGACACCGGCGTCGCCGTGGAGCGCCTGTGCTCGGCGGGCTTCGGCCGCAGCCGCCCGCTCGGGGACAACAACACCGAGGAAGGCATGGCGCTCAACCGCCGCGTCGAGTTCACCATCCAGCCGCCCGTCCAGGGTGCGATGCCGCCCTGCCCGCCGGATCCGTCCGCGGAGCAGGAACCGTCCTCGGCGAAGAAGGGCCGGCGGCCCCCCGCGGAGCGCAAGACCGCCGCGCCCCTTCCCTAG
- a CDS encoding PAS domain-containing sensor histidine kinase, translating into METALPLDQYRLLVEHAPTMVWRAGLDGRCDYFNTTWLQFTGRRMEEEAGEGWISGVHPDDLRRCMDTYLTNFERRQPFEMEYRLRRYDGVYRYIFDRGVPFTDDTGRFAGFIGSCVDIHERREADRAKATFLALATHELRTPLTSMRMYLEALRRQHPEEEPATGGALTRMGLQLERVATLVQELEDNGRIEAQMPLLMRKEELELAGLVQAVVDNHRNTGALRARGRQRHAFELSIAPGTYRVLADHQRLEQVLNHLLGNAVKYSPRGGTLRVTLTRAAEGFELSVSDPGIGIPAADIPSLTRRYFRASNVSAENFPGLGLGLSLVKDILDAHGGRLRIQSEQGQGTTVTVFLPETRTEVGT; encoded by the coding sequence ATGGAGACCGCCCTCCCGCTGGACCAATACCGGCTGCTGGTCGAGCACGCCCCGACGATGGTGTGGCGCGCGGGACTGGATGGCCGGTGTGACTATTTCAACACCACCTGGCTCCAATTCACGGGGCGCCGCATGGAGGAGGAGGCCGGCGAGGGGTGGATCTCCGGCGTCCACCCGGACGACCTGCGCCGCTGCATGGACACCTACCTCACGAACTTCGAGCGGCGGCAGCCCTTCGAGATGGAGTATCGGCTGCGGCGGTACGACGGCGTCTATCGCTACATCTTCGACCGGGGCGTTCCCTTCACCGACGACACGGGACGCTTCGCTGGCTTCATCGGCAGCTGCGTCGACATCCACGAGCGCCGCGAGGCGGACCGGGCCAAGGCGACGTTCCTCGCCCTCGCCACCCACGAGCTGCGCACGCCACTCACCTCCATGCGGATGTACCTGGAAGCGCTGCGCCGGCAGCACCCGGAGGAGGAACCGGCGACGGGTGGCGCGCTCACGCGGATGGGCCTGCAGCTCGAACGGGTCGCCACCCTGGTGCAGGAGCTGGAGGACAACGGGCGCATCGAAGCGCAGATGCCGCTCCTCATGCGCAAGGAGGAGTTGGAGCTGGCCGGGCTCGTCCAGGCCGTGGTGGACAACCACCGGAACACCGGCGCGCTCCGGGCCCGGGGCCGCCAACGCCATGCCTTCGAGCTCTCCATCGCTCCGGGGACATACCGTGTCCTCGCCGACCATCAGCGTCTGGAGCAGGTGCTCAACCACCTGCTGGGCAACGCGGTGAAGTACTCGCCCAGGGGAGGCACCCTCCGCGTCACCCTGACCCGTGCAGCAGAGGGCTTCGAGCTGTCCGTCTCGGACCCGGGCATCGGCATTCCCGCCGCGGACATCCCCTCGCTGACGCGGCGCTACTTCCGCGCGAGCAACGTCTCCGCGGAGAACTTCCCGGGGCTCGGGCTGGGGCTGTCGCTCGTCAAGGACATCCTGGACGCGCACGGCGGCCGGCTCCGCATCCAGAGCGAGCAGGGGCAGGGAACGACCGTCACCGTCTTCCTCCCCGAGACACGGACGGAGGTGGGCACATGA
- a CDS encoding carboxymuconolactone decarboxylase family protein yields MNRESERIQREDVEVVKAEGWTDEALYDAITVCSLFNFYNRWNDAMGVREHPVEVYQRSAERLAQEGYAGPPAGKEE; encoded by the coding sequence GTGAATCGCGAGTCGGAGCGCATCCAACGCGAGGACGTGGAGGTGGTGAAGGCGGAGGGCTGGACGGACGAGGCCCTCTACGACGCCATCACCGTGTGCTCGTTGTTCAACTTCTACAACCGGTGGAACGACGCCATGGGCGTGCGCGAGCACCCGGTCGAGGTCTACCAGCGCAGTGCCGAGCGGCTCGCCCAGGAGGGCTATGCGGGCCCGCCGGCCGGCAAGGAGGAGTAG
- a CDS encoding carboxymuconolactone decarboxylase family protein, whose protein sequence is MFLEDVEKHEGTSPYSELIRRAREQGQPPAGIWHLFAFKPEMTNILAQLTQVAMRGPSPLSAGMRELIAAFTSRRNQCVY, encoded by the coding sequence ATGTTCCTCGAGGATGTGGAGAAGCACGAAGGGACGAGCCCCTATTCGGAGCTGATCCGCCGTGCTCGGGAACAGGGCCAGCCACCCGCGGGCATCTGGCACTTGTTTGCGTTCAAACCGGAGATGACGAACATCCTGGCGCAGCTCACCCAGGTGGCGATGCGTGGCCCCTCGCCGCTCTCCGCCGGGATGCGCGAGCTGATCGCCGCCTTCACCTCGCGGCGCAACCAGTGTGTGTATTGA
- a CDS encoding Ig-like domain-containing protein → MSAFRLEGTLVRPPAPPTAVKTLPSARSLLLLSVLVLGACRSAPDSLSLTMPENRPLHASGESMTLKVVALDAKGQPVENPKLRWVSSAPEVASVTDGVVVARRSGKTTIAAAVGKARASVEVQVSIPSVVDIRVDGADFLLAGNSIPISAVVKNELGKPLVDVPPQWSTSDATVARVENGRLVGVTPGRATITATVPPLSRTLQVQVVRSDFARIEVEPTHLVFAKVGQVQQLRARTFNNRSIALSDVPVTWFSSDWSVATVSSTGQVTAVGPGRTVVTATAGRRKAAAEVVFEVKTANR, encoded by the coding sequence GTGAGCGCCTTCCGTTTGGAAGGCACGCTCGTGCGCCCGCCCGCTCCCCCTACCGCCGTGAAGACCTTGCCGTCCGCCCGATCCCTGCTCCTGCTCTCCGTCCTCGTGCTCGGGGCCTGCCGCTCCGCCCCGGACTCCCTCTCCCTGACCATGCCGGAGAACCGGCCGCTGCATGCCTCGGGTGAGTCCATGACCCTCAAGGTCGTCGCGCTCGACGCCAAGGGGCAGCCGGTGGAGAACCCCAAGCTGCGCTGGGTGAGCTCGGCGCCGGAGGTGGCCAGCGTGACGGACGGCGTGGTGGTGGCGCGCCGCTCCGGCAAGACCACCATCGCCGCGGCGGTGGGCAAGGCACGGGCCTCGGTGGAGGTGCAGGTGTCCATCCCCAGTGTGGTGGACATCCGGGTGGATGGAGCGGACTTCCTGCTGGCCGGCAACTCCATCCCCATCTCCGCCGTGGTGAAGAACGAGCTGGGCAAGCCGCTGGTGGACGTGCCGCCCCAGTGGAGCACCAGTGACGCGACCGTGGCGCGTGTGGAGAACGGGAGGCTGGTGGGGGTGACGCCCGGCCGGGCCACCATCACCGCCACGGTGCCTCCGCTGAGCCGCACCCTCCAGGTGCAGGTGGTGCGCTCGGACTTCGCCCGGATCGAGGTGGAGCCCACGCACCTCGTCTTCGCGAAGGTGGGGCAGGTGCAGCAACTGCGCGCCAGGACGTTCAACAACCGGAGCATCGCCCTGAGCGACGTGCCTGTCACGTGGTTCAGCTCGGACTGGTCGGTGGCGACGGTGTCGTCCACCGGGCAGGTGACGGCGGTGGGTCCGGGCCGCACGGTGGTGACAGCCACCGCTGGCCGGCGCAAGGCGGCCGCCGAGGTCGTCTTCGAGGTCAAGACGGCGAACCGCTGA
- a CDS encoding MBL fold metallo-hydrolase, with the protein MSEPKERAHRTVQVLPGVHRWSVKDDRIGGMDSEAYAVVAEDGAVTLIDPLPIDEKALRKLGRVEAIVLTAGNHQRAAWQLRKLFGAPVWAPQDAYGLEDTPDATYGPGDNLPGGLVAYHTPGPALSMYALWLERPRSVIFLSDLLTHFDQGTPRFVESEYQDDPARTRLSIRRILDHLPLEVLCFAHGHPILHDGASALRRALDEDTEAPAPSEPL; encoded by the coding sequence ATGAGCGAGCCCAAGGAACGAGCCCACCGGACGGTGCAGGTGCTCCCCGGCGTCCACCGCTGGAGCGTCAAGGATGACCGCATCGGCGGCATGGACAGCGAGGCCTACGCCGTGGTGGCCGAGGACGGCGCCGTCACCCTCATCGATCCACTCCCCATCGACGAGAAGGCCCTGCGCAAGCTGGGCCGGGTGGAGGCCATCGTGCTCACCGCCGGCAACCACCAGCGCGCCGCGTGGCAACTGCGCAAGCTGTTCGGCGCTCCCGTCTGGGCCCCCCAGGACGCTTACGGTCTGGAGGACACACCGGACGCCACCTACGGCCCCGGAGACAACCTCCCCGGAGGCCTCGTGGCCTACCACACGCCCGGACCCGCCTTGTCCATGTATGCCCTCTGGCTGGAGCGGCCCCGGAGCGTCATCTTCCTCTCGGACCTCCTCACCCACTTCGACCAGGGCACACCGCGCTTCGTGGAGAGCGAGTACCAGGACGATCCCGCCCGCACCCGCCTGAGCATCCGGCGGATCCTCGACCACCTGCCGCTGGAGGTGCTCTGCTTCGCGCACGGCCACCCCATCCTGCACGACGGCGCGTCCGCGCTCCGGCGCGCCCTGGACGAGGACACCGAGGCCCCCGCTCCCTCCGAGCCCCTCTGA